From a region of the Dysgonomonadaceae bacterium PH5-43 genome:
- a CDS encoding hypothetical protein (product_source=Hypo-rule applied) → MNKETEKNYSSNRNYNIVCETNKEIMNESVHKSDVREVSDEEIKQNNALLNPDPNSLDRG, encoded by the coding sequence ATGAACAAGGAAACAGAAAAGAATTATAGTTCAAACAGAAACTATAACATTGTGTGCGAAACAAACAAGGAGATTATGAACGAGTCTGTTCATAAAAGCGATGTACGAGAAGTATCGGACGAAGAGATTAAGCAAAACAATGCTTTGCTTAACCCTGACCCTAATTCGTTAGATAGAGGATAA